The following are encoded in a window of Methanobrevibacter ruminantium M1 genomic DNA:
- a CDS encoding BRO-N domain-containing protein has translation MAENEIKLFNDKQIRTKWDEEIGDYYFSVIDVIAVLTESSNPSRYWSELKKKICEEQGQPFENIERLKLPAKDGKMRLTDVANTKQLLRIIQSVPSPKAEPFKQWLAQVGSERLDEIVDPELGMERLKSTYRKKGYSEKWISQRMRSIEIRDDLTAEWDRVGVEEGLEYAILTNEISKASFGLTTRQHKNYKGLKKESLRDNMTNAELVINMLGELATTEISKTENPGGFEESKHVAKRGGNIAGNARKELEANTGRKVLSKANAKDKNLLEN, from the coding sequence ATGGCAGAAAATGAGATAAAACTATTCAATGATAAACAAATCCGTACTAAATGGGATGAAGAGATAGGAGATTATTATTTTTCAGTAATAGATGTTATAGCAGTCCTTACAGAAAGTAGCAATCCAAGTAGGTATTGGTCAGAATTAAAAAAGAAAATTTGTGAAGAACAGGGTCAACCTTTCGAAAATATCGAAAGGTTGAAACTTCCCGCTAAAGATGGTAAAATGAGATTAACCGATGTAGCTAATACTAAACAACTATTACGTATCATACAATCAGTTCCGTCACCGAAGGCAGAACCTTTTAAGCAATGGTTGGCTCAAGTGGGAAGTGAAAGACTAGATGAGATTGTTGATCCTGAATTAGGTATGGAAAGATTAAAAAGTACTTATCGCAAAAAAGGTTACAGTGAAAAATGGATTTCTCAAAGAATGAGAAGCATTGAAATTCGAGATGATTTGACTGCCGAATGGGATCGTGTAGGTGTTGAAGAAGGTTTGGAATATGCTATATTGACTAATGAAATCAGTAAGGCTTCATTTGGATTGACTACTCGTCAGCATAAAAATTATAAAGGTTTGAAGAAAGAGAGCCTTCGTGATAATATGACCAATGCAGAATTGGTTATCAATATGTTGGGGGAGTTGGCTACTACTGAGATTAGCAAGACAGAGAATCCTGGTGGATTTGAAGAGAGCAAGCATGTTGCTAAGCGTGGAGGCAATATTGCGGGCAATGCTCGTAAGGAGTTAGAAGCTAACACAGGTCGTAAGGTTCTTAGTAAGGCTAATGCGAAGGATAAGAATTTGTTAGAAAACTGA
- a CDS encoding SseB family protein yields the protein MNESQDIEETTKVDNSRLEELLQLFKDDPSPQNVQELGEEIKSSQLYLPVVYSQSMIEDILSGDVGEVREFKEPAGFDINFLTNNRGEKAIPLFTSDRIMEEAGLRSSVIVMHVEDLVDSLQGTENTYQLVTINPMTETGIDMPILTFLNMFKKREMSEEEKRFLESMNRMLEVLENHSIALEEKTAFFNRGPQDFMKEVAVDGVFVPNIPFSVSTIKEFEEDVSPYLNIILMDEGKRIVYFGEPTEENPFNVLLAPGCEIEMVEEVDEFTTVWKCGNQPFYDGMK from the coding sequence ATGAATGAAAGTCAAGACATTGAAGAAACAACAAAGGTAGACAACAGCAGACTTGAAGAACTTCTACAGCTCTTTAAGGATGACCCTAGTCCTCAAAATGTTCAGGAACTTGGAGAGGAAATCAAAAGCTCACAGCTTTATCTTCCAGTTGTCTACTCCCAATCAATGATAGAAGATATCTTATCTGGAGATGTTGGGGAAGTTCGTGAATTCAAAGAGCCTGCCGGCTTTGATATAAACTTCCTAACCAATAATAGAGGAGAGAAGGCCATACCACTCTTTACAAGCGATAGAATAATGGAAGAGGCGGGGCTAAGAAGCTCTGTAATTGTAATGCATGTGGAAGACCTTGTAGATAGCCTTCAAGGGACAGAGAACACTTATCAGCTAGTTACAATCAATCCGATGACTGAAACAGGCATCGACATGCCTATCCTTACCTTTTTGAATATGTTTAAGAAAAGAGAGATGAGCGAGGAAGAGAAAAGATTCCTTGAAAGCATGAATCGTATGCTAGAGGTGCTGGAAAACCATTCAATAGCCCTTGAGGAGAAGACTGCATTCTTTAACCGAGGCCCTCAGGACTTTATGAAAGAGGTAGCTGTCGATGGGGTCTTTGTTCCAAACATACCATTCAGCGTAAGCACAATCAAGGAGTTTGAAGAGGATGTTTCCCCATACCTGAATATAATACTGATGGATGAGGGAAAAAGGATAGTCTACTTTGGAGAGCCTACGGAGGAGAATCCGTTTAATGTATTATTGGCTCCAGGATGTGAAATTGAGATGGTGGAAGAGGTGGATGAGTTTACAACTGTGTGGAAATGCGGCAATCAGCCATTCTATGATGGCATGAAATGA
- a CDS encoding zinc ribbon domain-containing protein produces MSNECLRCGYANEDNEKFCINCGAKLMEADSSIPDDIISCYFCGYKNHEDNKFCIKCGTRIHHELPYENELTEIYTRYGDVVDFNKVSYNIYYKYNLPQDCFLLNSELNNYEKYHEEYDMECPFCHQNSFSVIDSDISIGSVKITEFHEDEYHCSSCGLEIKLCKKDDKKIPGRRYLIANMDNKEHWIWKKYGKTPLYKYELDEIFNGGLSDDDKARLLSIHADYNRKAIKIVNRFSIYVSVRFAAEILSEEENSLKPIDTTFFLDDDEEAYFMFTDIDYSKPMVRYSTFGQSQGTYDAVTYGQSFDNAFSYLNGRSFYADTMGYFSTSTYSSTVSYEKVKVVDRGILLLTNKRLIFSGSIHSLDIDIDKILNLVHDRQSLMIHVKGRSNIVKFSNLDSNTFYLNLDGRQLSLNFTGYLLRTLIVKFMSPKKKRNLLKSKGSL; encoded by the coding sequence GTGTCTAATGAATGTCTAAGATGCGGCTATGCAAATGAAGATAATGAAAAATTCTGCATTAACTGCGGTGCAAAGCTTATGGAAGCTGATTCATCTATTCCAGATGATATAATTTCCTGCTATTTTTGCGGCTATAAAAACCATGAAGACAACAAGTTCTGCATCAAGTGCGGCACAAGGATTCATCATGAATTGCCCTATGAAAACGAATTGACTGAGATTTACACTAGATACGGCGATGTTGTGGATTTCAACAAAGTTTCCTACAATATTTATTATAAATACAACTTGCCTCAAGACTGCTTTCTCCTAAATAGCGAGCTTAATAACTATGAAAAGTATCATGAGGAATATGATATGGAATGTCCCTTTTGCCATCAAAACTCCTTTTCCGTTATAGACTCTGATATCTCTATAGGAAGCGTTAAAATTACAGAGTTCCATGAAGACGAGTATCATTGCAGCAGCTGCGGTTTGGAAATTAAATTATGCAAGAAAGATGATAAAAAGATTCCCGGCCGCAGATATTTGATAGCAAATATGGACAATAAGGAACATTGGATCTGGAAGAAATACGGCAAAACTCCATTGTACAAATATGAATTGGACGAAATTTTCAATGGAGGCCTTAGTGATGACGATAAGGCAAGGCTACTCAGCATACATGCGGATTATAATCGAAAAGCCATAAAAATAGTTAATAGATTCAGCATTTATGTTTCTGTAAGGTTTGCTGCAGAAATCCTATCAGAGGAGGAAAACTCTCTAAAGCCAATTGACACCACCTTCTTTTTGGATGATGACGAGGAAGCCTATTTCATGTTCACAGATATTGATTACAGCAAGCCTATGGTCCGTTATTCCACTTTTGGGCAATCCCAAGGTACCTATGATGCAGTCACTTACGGCCAATCTTTCGATAATGCATTTTCCTATTTGAATGGCAGGTCATTCTATGCCGACACAATGGGATATTTTTCCACCAGCACATACTCTTCAACCGTATCCTATGAAAAGGTCAAGGTTGTAGACAGGGGAATTCTCCTTTTAACCAATAAAAGATTGATATTCTCAGGCTCCATCCACTCACTGGATATCGACATCGACAAGATCTTGAACCTGGTTCATGACAGACAATCCCTTATGATCCATGTCAAAGGACGAAGCAACATTGTTAAATTCTCTAATCTAGATAGTAATACATTTTATTTGAATTTAGATGGCAGACAACTTAGCCTAAACTTTACAGGCTACCTCTTAAGAACCTTGATTGTCAAGTTCATGAGTCCAAAGAAAAAGAGGAATCTTTTGAAATCAAAAGGAAGCCTTTAA